From the genome of Geminocystis herdmanii PCC 6308, one region includes:
- a CDS encoding type II toxin-antitoxin system Phd/YefM family antitoxin: MINLSRDIQSLSTFKRNTNDLISQIKETGSPMILTVNGKAEIVVQDAISYQQLLDKIDRLETMLEIQKGLADVKQGNTQSLDSFIKEMETKHDISG; this comes from the coding sequence ATGATTAACCTAAGTCGAGATATTCAATCTCTTTCTACATTTAAGCGTAATACTAATGATTTAATCAGTCAAATTAAAGAAACAGGTAGCCCGATGATTTTAACGGTAAATGGCAAGGCGGAGATAGTGGTACAAGATGCTATCTCTTATCAACAATTATTAGATAAAATCGATCGTCTTGAAACAATGTTAGAGATTCAAAAGGGTTTAGCTGATGTCAAACAAGGCAATACTCAATCTTTAGACAGTTTTATTAAGGAAATGGAAACTAAGCATGACATATCAGGTTAA
- a CDS encoding type II toxin-antitoxin system RelE/ParE family toxin, translating to MTYQVKLTAYAKGEIESVYLWHKRYDGHYADSWFRGLMNIIGTLQEKPFRCALARENDDFTEEIRQPIYGKGSNRYRIIFIVEDNFVHILSVRHGSKSSVI from the coding sequence ATGACATATCAGGTTAAGTTGACTGCCTATGCTAAGGGTGAAATTGAGTCGGTTTATTTGTGGCATAAAAGATATGATGGTCATTATGCCGATTCATGGTTTCGTGGTTTAATGAATATAATTGGAACTTTGCAAGAAAAGCCTTTTCGTTGTGCTTTAGCAAGGGAAAACGATGATTTTACGGAGGAGATTAGACAGCCAATTTATGGTAAAGGTAGTAATCGTTATCGAATTATTTTTATAGTTGAAGATAATTTCGTTCATATTTTGTCTGTACGTCATGGCAGTAAGTCTTCTGTTATATAA